The proteins below come from a single Thermodesulfatator atlanticus DSM 21156 genomic window:
- a CDS encoding FAD-dependent oxidoreductase: MAKEIKGKVMVLGGGIAGVQAALDLAELGFYVYLVEKKASIGGVMAQLDKTFPTNDCSIUILAPKLVEAGRSPNIEIITLAELKEVSGTAGDFKAKVLIKPRYVDPKKCTACGQCMVYCPREVLDEYNEGLVFTKAARIDYPQAVPTAYYLDAKACLRVQHESCQLCANVCGPNAIDFDQKAEVRELEVGAIVLTLGFGRIPEEVLKKYGYGKFPDVLTSLEIERMTCASGPTEGEIVRPSDFAHPHRIAFLQCIGSRDVTCGNGYCSSVCCMYAMKEASVVKEHLPEAEIDLFFMDIRTQGKGFDEAFKRAVEKYNFGTIYARVPRVDQVGRKLALTYVTEDGKSHRKLYDMVVLSVGLDAPKDAEALAKILGIELNPYGFARTKTAAPLETNVPGIFVAGAFQGPKDIPESVVQAQGVAARCSELLAEARGKDAVLKEFPPEDEELERLEPRIGVFICHCGVNIASVVDVHEVTRYAAKLPGVVLAEDVLYSCSQDALNELVKKIKEHRLNRIVIAACSPRTHEPLFQETLKEAGLNPALIEMANIRDQCSWVHAFDPYAATAKAKDQVRMAVAKAARLTPLEVQKVEVTPSALVIGGGAAGLSAALSIAEQGFDVFLVEKEKELGGNLRRVTGLLSGEEPQKILEDLIKRVEAHERIKVYKETTVENVSGYVGNFTSTLRGPSGSEVINHGVVIIATGGREHRPELFGLGREEKVLTQLELETELAGKAEKISRARSIVMIQCVGSRGEDLAYCSKLCCQQAVKNALRLKRRYPKKDVYILFRDMRTYGFAEDAYREARNAGVIFIRYQPSQRPEIAKKGKQRFVKVYDALLGEELLIPADVLVLSVGIAPGENEDLAKIIKAPLTGDGFFLEAHVKLMPVELAVDGVYVCGLAHSPKPLDESLAQARAAAAKAAIPLAKGFVEVAPIVSRVDQQKCIGCGICAALCPYGAIQMVKVGKRKKAETITASCKGCGICASHCPVFAISMGGFTDEAILAQIEAFGSFVEKEEKTETDEEAA; the protein is encoded by the coding sequence ATGGCTAAAGAAATAAAAGGAAAAGTGATGGTATTGGGAGGCGGCATTGCAGGGGTTCAGGCCGCCCTGGATTTGGCTGAGCTCGGCTTTTACGTCTATCTGGTAGAGAAGAAGGCCTCCATTGGCGGGGTGATGGCCCAGCTTGATAAGACTTTTCCTACTAACGATTGCAGCATCTGAATACTTGCGCCCAAGTTGGTGGAGGCCGGGCGGTCTCCCAATATCGAAATAATCACGCTGGCAGAGCTAAAAGAAGTCTCCGGCACCGCTGGGGACTTTAAGGCCAAGGTGTTGATTAAGCCGAGGTACGTTGATCCCAAGAAATGTACTGCCTGTGGGCAGTGTATGGTTTATTGTCCGCGCGAGGTGCTTGACGAGTACAACGAAGGTCTTGTCTTTACCAAGGCGGCGCGGATTGACTATCCCCAGGCTGTGCCTACGGCCTATTATCTTGACGCCAAGGCCTGTTTAAGGGTCCAGCACGAAAGTTGCCAGCTCTGTGCCAATGTTTGTGGTCCCAATGCCATAGACTTTGATCAAAAGGCTGAAGTGCGTGAGCTTGAAGTGGGAGCCATTGTTTTGACCCTTGGCTTTGGCCGCATTCCTGAAGAAGTGCTTAAAAAATACGGCTACGGCAAGTTTCCTGACGTGCTTACCAGTTTGGAAATTGAACGCATGACCTGTGCTTCTGGCCCAACAGAAGGCGAAATCGTGCGGCCTTCTGATTTTGCACATCCGCACCGCATTGCCTTTTTGCAATGTATCGGCTCAAGGGATGTAACCTGTGGCAACGGTTATTGTTCGTCGGTTTGTTGTATGTACGCCATGAAAGAGGCCTCGGTGGTGAAAGAACACCTTCCTGAGGCCGAGATAGACCTCTTTTTTATGGATATCCGCACCCAGGGTAAAGGCTTTGATGAAGCTTTCAAACGTGCGGTTGAAAAATATAATTTCGGAACCATCTATGCCCGGGTGCCGAGGGTCGATCAGGTTGGACGAAAGCTTGCCCTTACTTACGTGACCGAAGACGGAAAAAGCCACCGCAAACTCTACGATATGGTGGTTCTTTCGGTGGGGCTTGATGCGCCTAAGGATGCCGAAGCCCTTGCTAAAATTTTAGGCATAGAGCTTAACCCTTATGGCTTTGCCAGGACGAAGACCGCGGCTCCCCTTGAGACCAATGTGCCCGGCATCTTTGTGGCCGGAGCTTTTCAGGGGCCTAAAGACATTCCCGAAAGCGTTGTCCAGGCCCAGGGAGTAGCGGCAAGGTGTTCTGAGCTTTTGGCAGAGGCCCGTGGCAAAGACGCTGTCTTAAAGGAGTTTCCTCCTGAAGACGAAGAGCTCGAGCGTCTTGAGCCACGCATTGGCGTGTTTATTTGCCATTGTGGCGTAAACATTGCAAGTGTAGTGGATGTTCACGAGGTAACACGTTACGCTGCTAAGCTCCCAGGGGTGGTGCTTGCAGAAGATGTGCTTTATTCCTGCTCTCAAGATGCCTTAAACGAGCTCGTTAAAAAGATTAAAGAACACCGCCTTAACCGCATTGTCATCGCGGCCTGTAGCCCAAGGACACATGAGCCCCTTTTTCAGGAAACCTTAAAAGAAGCAGGCCTTAATCCGGCCCTCATCGAGATGGCCAACATAAGAGACCAGTGTTCCTGGGTTCACGCCTTTGACCCTTACGCTGCCACCGCCAAGGCCAAGGATCAGGTGCGCATGGCCGTGGCCAAGGCTGCCAGGCTAACTCCCCTTGAGGTGCAAAAGGTCGAAGTTACTCCTTCTGCCCTGGTTATCGGGGGTGGAGCAGCCGGGCTGTCAGCGGCCCTTTCCATTGCAGAACAGGGTTTTGACGTCTTTTTGGTGGAAAAAGAAAAAGAACTAGGCGGCAACCTTCGCCGGGTAACAGGGCTTCTTTCAGGAGAAGAACCACAAAAAATTTTAGAGGACCTGATAAAACGCGTAGAGGCCCATGAACGGATAAAAGTTTATAAGGAAACCACGGTAGAAAACGTCTCAGGTTACGTGGGGAATTTCACTTCAACCCTCAGGGGCCCTTCTGGGTCTGAGGTCATCAACCACGGGGTGGTGATTATCGCTACCGGTGGACGCGAGCACCGCCCTGAGCTCTTTGGCCTTGGCAGAGAAGAAAAAGTCCTTACCCAGCTTGAGCTTGAGACGGAGTTAGCAGGGAAGGCCGAAAAGATCTCCCGCGCAAGAAGTATCGTGATGATTCAGTGTGTGGGCTCACGAGGCGAAGACCTTGCTTATTGCAGCAAGCTTTGCTGCCAGCAGGCAGTTAAAAACGCCCTGCGCCTTAAGCGACGCTATCCCAAAAAAGACGTTTACATCCTCTTTCGTGATATGCGGACTTATGGCTTTGCTGAAGACGCCTATCGTGAGGCAAGAAATGCCGGCGTTATCTTTATTCGCTATCAACCTTCTCAAAGGCCTGAAATAGCCAAGAAAGGCAAGCAGAGGTTTGTCAAGGTCTATGACGCGCTGTTAGGCGAAGAGCTTTTGATCCCAGCAGACGTATTGGTTCTTTCGGTAGGTATTGCTCCAGGGGAAAACGAAGATCTTGCCAAGATTATCAAGGCCCCGCTTACAGGGGATGGGTTTTTCCTGGAAGCCCACGTAAAGCTTATGCCTGTTGAGCTTGCGGTTGATGGAGTCTATGTGTGCGGTCTGGCGCATAGTCCCAAGCCCCTTGATGAATCTCTTGCCCAGGCACGGGCAGCCGCAGCCAAAGCTGCTATTCCCCTTGCCAAGGGCTTTGTTGAGGTGGCGCCCATTGTTTCTCGCGTTGACCAGCAAAAATGCATTGGTTGTGGGATTTGCGCTGCGCTTTGCCCATACGGTGCTATCCAGATGGTTAAGGTGGGTAAACGTAAAAAGGCAGAGACTATCACCGCATCTTGCAAAGGTTGTGGTATTTGTGCTTCGCACTGCCCAGTTTTTGCCATAAGTATGGGCGGTTTTACCGATGAGGCCATTTTGGCCCAAATAGAGGCCTTTGGAAGTTTTGTTGAGAAAGAAGAGAAAACAGAAACTGACGAAGAGGCAGCGTAA
- a CDS encoding hydrogenase iron-sulfur subunit: MGFEPKILSFLCNWCCYAAADSAGVARYQYPPNNRVIRVMCTGRIDPVFIIEGFHVGADGILVGGUHLGECHYQSGNYEAIIIDEATRRILEAVGIDLNRLALKWASAAEAPLFVQIVTDFTENIKKLGPLGEKEGISPEDLKFRLKAARKVAENMRFRTAIGNIARELKKMGDYAYETIAQKIDEKITPLVKKLLLEEEVKELLKRGPASIDTLLQKTGASSDDIVPILESLAKKGKLEKQGDLWQPKAKE; the protein is encoded by the coding sequence ATGGGGTTTGAGCCGAAGATACTTTCTTTTTTGTGTAACTGGTGCTGTTACGCTGCGGCAGATTCTGCCGGGGTGGCACGTTACCAGTATCCGCCCAATAACCGGGTGATAAGGGTGATGTGTACCGGGCGTATTGACCCGGTCTTCATTATAGAGGGTTTCCATGTAGGAGCAGATGGCATCCTGGTAGGCGGGTGACACCTTGGTGAGTGTCATTACCAGTCTGGTAATTACGAAGCCATCATAATAGACGAAGCAACCAGGAGGATTCTTGAGGCGGTGGGCATTGATCTTAACCGCCTGGCCCTTAAGTGGGCTTCTGCGGCAGAAGCTCCTCTTTTTGTGCAAATCGTTACTGATTTCACAGAAAACATCAAAAAACTGGGCCCTCTTGGGGAAAAAGAAGGTATATCCCCTGAAGACTTAAAGTTTCGCCTAAAAGCTGCGCGTAAAGTAGCAGAAAACATGCGTTTTCGTACGGCCATTGGAAACATTGCCCGGGAGCTTAAAAAAATGGGTGATTATGCCTATGAAACCATTGCCCAAAAAATAGACGAAAAGATTACTCCTCTGGTGAAAAAACTTCTACTGGAAGAAGAAGTCAAAGAACTACTCAAGAGGGGTCCGGCATCAATTGATACTTTACTTCAAAAAACTGGTGCAAGTAGCGATGATATCGTTCCTATTCTTGAATCCTTAGCTAAAAAGGGTAAGCTTGAGAAACAAGGCGACCTCTGGCAACCAAAGGCCAAGGAGTAA
- a CDS encoding 4Fe-4S binding protein → MLELKKDASLIEEIRQHEAPEYFTQCFRCGACSGICPVEKVAQDFDPRVIVHALLLGLKEKLLADDTIWKCSGCGSCIPVCPMDVKPMEVIKALKALVAEKDPEFALEMRFKAGRLARVNPEKCIACLTCVRDCPFSAPAIVPDGYAVIDPEKCRACGICVVECPARAIELNPSPEMAASLGGQDV, encoded by the coding sequence ATGCTTGAGCTTAAAAAAGATGCATCGCTGATAGAAGAAATCAGGCAACACGAAGCCCCGGAATATTTTACCCAGTGTTTTCGCTGCGGGGCTTGTTCTGGCATATGTCCGGTTGAAAAAGTCGCTCAGGATTTCGATCCACGGGTCATTGTGCATGCCCTTCTTTTAGGGCTTAAAGAAAAGCTTCTGGCAGACGATACCATCTGGAAGTGCTCAGGGTGCGGTTCCTGTATCCCCGTTTGCCCCATGGATGTTAAGCCCATGGAAGTAATCAAGGCGTTAAAGGCCTTGGTTGCGGAAAAGGACCCTGAGTTTGCGCTTGAGATGCGGTTTAAGGCGGGAAGGCTTGCGCGCGTTAATCCCGAAAAATGTATAGCCTGTTTGACCTGTGTCAGGGATTGTCCTTTTTCAGCACCAGCTATTGTGCCTGATGGTTATGCGGTTATTGATCCGGAAAAATGTAGGGCGTGTGGTATTTGTGTGGTGGAGTGCCCTGCTCGGGCTATTGAGCTTAATCCGTCGCCGGAAATGGCCGCGTCCTTAGGAGGCCAGGATGTCTAA
- a CDS encoding hydrogenase iron-sulfur subunit, which yields MSKMKLCVLCCHYTNEAMPEELADIPAEIHIKRFPCSGRIEVVDILRAFEDDAEGVLVAGCERNSCHNRTGSLRAAKRVEAARELLKEIGFNPQVVQMAFVPRLDTGAFIEEVKKLFEIILKTKS from the coding sequence ATGTCTAAGATGAAGCTTTGTGTACTTTGTTGCCATTATACTAACGAAGCCATGCCGGAAGAGCTTGCAGATATTCCGGCAGAGATCCATATAAAGCGTTTTCCGTGTTCAGGACGTATTGAAGTGGTTGATATTTTGCGGGCTTTTGAAGACGACGCTGAGGGTGTTCTGGTGGCTGGGTGTGAGCGCAATTCCTGTCATAATCGCACAGGTAGCCTTCGCGCAGCAAAGCGCGTAGAGGCCGCCCGTGAGCTTCTCAAAGAGATAGGCTTTAATCCTCAAGTGGTGCAGATGGCCTTTGTACCTCGCCTTGATACCGGGGCCTTTATCGAAGAAGTAAAAAAACTTTTTGAAATCATTTTAAAAACTAAGAGTTAG
- a CDS encoding methylenetetrahydrofolate reductase C-terminal domain-containing protein, with amino-acid sequence MIIAERKPIERILQMIEPYQKIAVLGCRGCVAICSAGGDREVETLASALRLARKKQGKPLETIEETYVRQCDPEYLKPLAELKEKVEAVVSLACGVGVNLCADLYPDLKIYPGVDTTFYGANPALGEWEEKCRGCGDCIIDLTGGICPIARCAKNLLNGPCGGSQNGKCEINPDTPCVWQEVYDRLKARGELDRLTKIWPAKNWIPAGYGGPRRRVRPDLQINNKKA; translated from the coding sequence ATGATTATTGCTGAAAGAAAGCCTATTGAGCGTATTCTGCAAATGATTGAACCATATCAAAAAATAGCGGTCTTGGGTTGCAGGGGGTGTGTGGCGATTTGTTCTGCTGGAGGAGACCGAGAAGTAGAAACTCTCGCTTCGGCCTTAAGGCTTGCCCGTAAAAAGCAGGGCAAACCCCTTGAGACCATTGAAGAAACTTATGTCAGGCAGTGTGATCCTGAGTATTTAAAACCCCTTGCTGAACTCAAAGAAAAAGTAGAAGCGGTGGTGTCTTTAGCCTGTGGGGTAGGGGTGAATCTCTGTGCGGATTTGTATCCGGATCTTAAGATTTATCCCGGGGTGGATACCACTTTTTACGGGGCTAACCCTGCCCTTGGTGAGTGGGAGGAAAAATGCAGGGGCTGTGGCGACTGCATCATTGATCTGACCGGGGGGATTTGTCCCATTGCCCGTTGCGCCAAAAACTTACTAAACGGCCCGTGTGGTGGTTCTCAAAATGGCAAATGTGAGATCAACCCTGATACTCCCTGTGTATGGCAAGAAGTCTACGATAGGCTTAAGGCACGGGGGGAGCTTGATCGGCTTACAAAGATTTGGCCAGCCAAGAACTGGATCCCTGCAGGATATGGCGGCCCGCGTAGGAGGGTACGCCCAGATCTCCAGATAAACAACAAAAAAGCTTAA
- a CDS encoding acetyl-CoA decarbonylase/synthase complex subunit delta codes for MSEEKKYISHLEKVLKEGHFAVTCEIGPPKSADGDVVRKKARIICGFVDAANITDCQTAIVRMSSIASGVLVREEGVEPVIQMTCRDRNRIGIQADLLGASALGMRNLLCLTGDHPKFGNHPEAKGVFDLDSIQLLDMVRRMRDEKKFQCGEEIKGKAPAFFLGAAENPFADPFEFRVQRLAKKMAAGAQFIQTQIVYNLERFRKFMEMARDMGLTEKIFILAGITPPKSFGMARYMKHFVPGLDVPDEILKRLKDAKDAREEGIKIAVEIIEACREIPGIAGVHIMAIEWEEAVPEIVKRAGLHPRPLAEEVKPPRVERPVEIVPEKAAEEAPAEVPEEVPPKVEVPVEALKQVFSSLHSSLEALRDGVNMLHDGLASLERLLLGGKAPEVAPEEKPAPPEAPAVSKEEEKAKKVADLLSAAKAAEEGKDLEKALSLYKQVLSLEPENELAKTRIPDIEKELKIAGLVKKAQEKLEAQELDEAEKLFKEVLALNPEEGQAKEGLEKIKALQAEREKPPVAEPKPEETKPEEAKPAEAARPVAEAPEVSELFVFPDLGTEYRDVSERAAGIPEDIYKEPGTAWIKEVTLGDGDKKIAFGGTNVLPFHLFEGEMKNPPRVAMEVLDVKPEDWPESLAKYFSDVFDDPGAWAKKCVEVYGAEAINVYLVGTDPNFLNLGPDHAAKVVEKVAKAVDVPLVIWGSGSPEKDVEVIREVANVLGAKNVMVGPVVDTNHRALGATAMGYGYALIASSPIDVNLAKQLNILLENVGVPLDRIGMDPSVGAVGYGLEYTYSVMERIRLAALYAGDDKLQVPFVINVGREVWKTKEAGLPTDEIIGEQEVRGIALEAITAISLLMAGGDFLVMRHPKAIEVTQKIIKGLMAQ; via the coding sequence GTGAGCGAGGAAAAGAAATACATAAGCCACTTGGAAAAAGTCCTTAAAGAAGGCCATTTTGCTGTTACCTGTGAAATAGGGCCTCCCAAAAGCGCTGATGGCGATGTGGTGCGGAAAAAAGCCCGTATTATCTGCGGCTTTGTAGATGCGGCCAATATCACCGATTGTCAGACTGCTATCGTGCGCATGTCCTCTATTGCCTCTGGGGTTTTGGTGCGCGAAGAAGGAGTTGAGCCTGTCATTCAGATGACCTGCCGTGACCGCAACCGCATTGGCATACAGGCAGATCTCCTTGGGGCTTCAGCCCTTGGGATGCGAAATCTCCTCTGTCTTACGGGAGACCACCCTAAATTTGGCAATCATCCTGAGGCCAAGGGTGTTTTTGACCTGGATTCTATCCAGTTGCTTGACATGGTGCGTCGCATGCGCGACGAGAAAAAATTCCAATGTGGCGAAGAGATAAAAGGAAAGGCTCCAGCGTTCTTTTTAGGGGCTGCGGAGAACCCCTTTGCAGATCCCTTTGAGTTCCGCGTACAAAGGCTTGCCAAGAAGATGGCTGCCGGGGCGCAGTTCATCCAGACCCAGATCGTCTATAACCTTGAGCGTTTCCGCAAGTTTATGGAAATGGCAAGGGACATGGGCTTAACAGAAAAGATTTTTATCCTGGCAGGTATTACCCCGCCCAAATCTTTTGGTATGGCGCGGTATATGAAGCATTTTGTCCCAGGGCTTGATGTGCCTGATGAGATCCTTAAACGCCTTAAAGATGCTAAGGACGCCCGGGAAGAAGGCATAAAAATAGCAGTCGAAATAATCGAAGCATGCCGCGAGATCCCAGGTATTGCTGGTGTTCATATCATGGCCATTGAATGGGAAGAAGCCGTGCCAGAGATTGTAAAGCGTGCTGGGCTTCATCCACGGCCTCTGGCTGAAGAAGTCAAGCCCCCGCGGGTGGAAAGGCCTGTGGAGATTGTTCCGGAAAAGGCCGCCGAAGAGGCTCCCGCTGAAGTCCCAGAGGAAGTGCCTCCTAAGGTGGAGGTGCCTGTTGAGGCCCTCAAACAGGTGTTTTCATCTTTACATAGCAGCCTTGAGGCCCTGCGTGACGGGGTGAACATGCTTCATGACGGGCTTGCGAGCCTTGAGCGCCTTCTTCTTGGTGGCAAAGCCCCTGAAGTAGCGCCTGAGGAAAAACCAGCACCACCTGAAGCACCAGCTGTTTCCAAAGAAGAAGAAAAGGCGAAAAAAGTTGCCGATCTTCTTTCTGCTGCCAAGGCCGCTGAGGAGGGAAAAGATCTAGAGAAGGCCCTTTCCCTTTATAAGCAGGTTCTTTCCCTTGAGCCTGAAAACGAACTTGCCAAGACCCGTATTCCAGATATCGAAAAAGAGCTGAAGATAGCTGGGTTAGTTAAAAAGGCCCAAGAAAAACTTGAGGCTCAAGAGCTTGATGAAGCAGAAAAGCTTTTTAAGGAAGTCCTTGCCTTAAATCCTGAGGAAGGGCAGGCCAAAGAAGGCCTTGAAAAGATAAAGGCCTTACAGGCTGAGCGAGAAAAGCCGCCAGTTGCCGAGCCAAAGCCAGAAGAAACTAAACCAGAAGAAGCTAAGCCGGCAGAAGCGGCAAGGCCTGTGGCAGAGGCCCCGGAGGTCTCTGAGCTTTTCGTTTTTCCAGATCTTGGCACCGAGTATCGGGATGTTTCTGAGCGTGCCGCGGGGATCCCTGAAGATATATACAAAGAGCCAGGCACTGCCTGGATCAAAGAGGTAACTCTTGGGGACGGAGACAAGAAGATAGCCTTTGGAGGGACTAATGTTTTACCCTTCCATCTTTTTGAAGGTGAGATGAAAAACCCGCCGCGGGTGGCCATGGAAGTATTAGACGTTAAGCCTGAGGACTGGCCTGAGTCCCTGGCCAAATATTTTTCAGATGTTTTTGATGATCCTGGTGCCTGGGCCAAAAAATGCGTTGAGGTTTATGGTGCTGAGGCGATCAACGTCTATCTTGTTGGAACGGATCCCAATTTTCTTAACCTTGGTCCTGATCATGCGGCCAAGGTGGTTGAAAAGGTGGCCAAGGCGGTAGATGTGCCCCTGGTTATCTGGGGTTCTGGCTCTCCTGAAAAAGACGTTGAAGTCATCAGAGAAGTGGCCAATGTGCTTGGCGCCAAAAACGTCATGGTTGGCCCGGTGGTAGATACGAATCACAGGGCCCTTGGGGCTACGGCCATGGGATATGGCTACGCCCTTATCGCCTCAAGCCCCATTGATGTTAACCTTGCTAAACAGCTCAACATCTTGCTTGAAAACGTAGGGGTGCCTCTTGATCGCATTGGCATGGACCCCTCTGTTGGAGCGGTGGGTTACGGGCTTGAATATACCTATTCAGTAATGGAGCGCATCAGACTTGCCGCACTTTATGCCGGAGACGATAAGCTCCAGGTGCCTTTTGTCATCAACGTAGGCCGCGAAGTCTGGAAGACCAAAGAAGCAGGGCTTCCCACCGACGAAATCATCGGCGAGCAGGAAGTGCGCGGCATAGCCCTTGAGGCCATCACGGCCATTTCTCTTCTTATGGCTGGGGGAGATTTCCTTGTGATGAGGCATCCTAAAGCCATAGAAGTTACCCAGAAAATTATCAAAGGCCTTATGGCCCAATAA
- the acsB gene encoding acetyl-CoA decarbonylase/synthase complex subunit alpha/beta has protein sequence MSKIIATAAIRGAHKIVEEALAKYEEAVKKFGKDQEIGFPNTAYYLPIIYSMLGYPVKKLGDCQEVLEEAKRLLPPVPSEHMWLPYLGPALDAGVATFFAEEIIEAIRYLENPNFYTKTEEPLEDNIWLGAADDVIFRKRGVEFVDGTAPGFAACLGAPPDKEIAQKIAHELLEKNLYVFMHSDTGGVRMAEQLKELNVQLGWPTRLIPFGPYTSSVVFAIGFACRVALAFGGIKPGDYMGNLLYNKDRTFAFVLAFGPVSDEWYANAAGAINWGFPTISDWDIPEIKPWGVCTYEHVVSKVPYEEMVDRALEVRGLKVTAVKLDIPVAYAPAFEGERVRKGDLYLECGGGRTPAVELLVTKSVDEVEDGKIEVIGPEINEVEKLGLEGPPYRLPFAVLVEVAGANMQEDFEAILERQFHHLINYAQGIMHVGQRNIMWLRISKAAVEKGFLFRHIGEILYAKLRQEFGAIVDKCQVTIYTEEEKVKEILELAKQVYARRDEKIAGMTDESVDVYYSCTLCQSFAPSHVCVITPERIGMCGAYNWLDGKACYEINPTGPNQPIEKGELIDERLGQYSGINEYVKQASRGKVERVSLYSIMVDPMTACGCFECIAAMLPTCNGIMIVNRDYLGLTPSGMKFTTMAGMVGGGQVTPGFMGVSKHYITSRKFLIAEGGLKRVVWMPKNLKEELKDKLKARAEELGIPDLIDKIADETVANTEEEVLEWIEKVGHPVKELPPLM, from the coding sequence ATGTCGAAGATTATTGCCACGGCAGCAATTAGAGGCGCTCATAAAATCGTTGAAGAAGCGCTTGCTAAATATGAAGAAGCCGTAAAGAAATTCGGGAAAGACCAGGAAATAGGATTTCCGAACACGGCTTATTACCTCCCCATTATCTATTCCATGCTGGGATATCCGGTGAAAAAACTTGGAGATTGTCAGGAGGTGCTTGAAGAGGCCAAAAGGCTTTTGCCTCCGGTGCCAAGTGAACACATGTGGCTGCCGTATCTGGGGCCCGCCCTTGATGCCGGCGTGGCGACCTTTTTCGCCGAGGAAATCATTGAAGCTATTCGCTATCTGGAAAACCCAAATTTTTACACCAAAACCGAAGAGCCTTTGGAAGACAACATCTGGCTTGGGGCCGCTGATGACGTCATCTTTCGTAAGAGGGGCGTTGAGTTTGTGGATGGTACTGCTCCTGGTTTTGCAGCTTGCCTTGGGGCGCCACCTGACAAAGAAATAGCACAAAAAATTGCCCATGAACTCCTTGAGAAAAACCTCTACGTCTTTATGCATTCAGACACCGGCGGGGTGCGCATGGCCGAGCAGTTAAAAGAATTGAATGTCCAGCTCGGCTGGCCTACACGCCTAATACCTTTTGGTCCTTATACCAGTTCGGTGGTTTTTGCTATTGGTTTTGCCTGCCGTGTGGCCCTTGCCTTTGGTGGCATAAAACCTGGTGATTACATGGGTAACCTTCTTTACAACAAAGACAGGACTTTTGCCTTTGTGCTGGCCTTTGGGCCTGTTTCTGACGAATGGTATGCCAATGCGGCGGGTGCTATCAACTGGGGGTTTCCCACCATTTCTGATTGGGATATTCCAGAGATCAAGCCCTGGGGTGTTTGCACCTACGAACACGTTGTTTCCAAAGTTCCGTACGAAGAGATGGTTGATAGAGCCCTTGAGGTAAGAGGGCTCAAAGTCACGGCGGTGAAGCTAGATATCCCGGTGGCTTATGCTCCGGCCTTTGAGGGTGAGCGCGTGCGTAAAGGGGATCTTTACCTTGAATGTGGTGGTGGCCGCACCCCTGCCGTAGAGCTTTTGGTAACCAAGTCCGTTGATGAAGTCGAAGACGGAAAAATCGAAGTCATTGGTCCGGAGATTAACGAAGTTGAAAAGCTTGGCCTTGAAGGGCCACCTTACCGCCTTCCTTTTGCGGTCCTGGTAGAAGTGGCCGGGGCTAATATGCAAGAGGATTTTGAGGCCATCCTTGAGCGTCAGTTCCACCACCTAATTAACTATGCCCAGGGCATCATGCACGTTGGGCAGCGAAATATCATGTGGTTGCGCATAAGTAAGGCTGCCGTGGAAAAGGGCTTTCTCTTTCGCCATATCGGGGAGATCCTTTACGCTAAACTGCGCCAGGAATTCGGTGCTATCGTGGATAAATGTCAGGTAACCATCTACACCGAAGAAGAAAAAGTTAAGGAGATTCTTGAGCTTGCCAAGCAGGTCTATGCCCGTCGTGACGAAAAGATTGCGGGCATGACGGACGAAAGTGTTGATGTTTACTATTCCTGCACGCTTTGCCAGAGCTTTGCGCCAAGCCATGTCTGTGTGATCACTCCTGAACGGATTGGCATGTGCGGGGCGTATAACTGGCTTGATGGCAAGGCCTGCTATGAGATTAACCCCACTGGCCCGAATCAACCTATTGAAAAAGGCGAGCTCATTGACGAACGCCTCGGGCAATATAGCGGGATAAACGAATACGTTAAGCAGGCCTCTCGCGGAAAGGTAGAAAGGGTAAGCCTTTATAGCATCATGGTTGATCCCATGACGGCTTGCGGATGCTTTGAGTGTATCGCAGCCATGCTCCCCACCTGTAACGGTATCATGATAGTGAACCGCGATTATCTAGGTCTTACTCCCTCGGGGATGAAATTCACCACCATGGCCGGGATGGTTGGTGGTGGTCAGGTTACTCCTGGGTTCATGGGTGTTTCCAAACATTATATTACCTCGCGCAAGTTCTTGATTGCTGAGGGAGGTCTTAAGCGGGTGGTATGGATGCCTAAAAATCTTAAAGAAGAGCTTAAAGACAAACTTAAGGCCCGCGCCGAAGAACTCGGTATTCCCGATCTTATCGACAAGATAGCCGATGAAACCGTGGCTAATACCGAAGAAGAGGTCCTTGAGTGGATCGAAAAGGTGGGGCACCCGGTAAAAGAATTGCCACCACTTATGTAG